A window of the Archocentrus centrarchus isolate MPI-CPG fArcCen1 chromosome 17, fArcCen1, whole genome shotgun sequence genome harbors these coding sequences:
- the slc25a24l gene encoding solute carrier family 25 member 24, like isoform X1: MDQFRELFIKLDQNKDGLVSVAELHDEMRKHGILSADGKVQNIIDSYDRDKDGLLDYQEFLSYMMDRERKWKIHFHDLDKNKCGVIDQEDIICLFKELGVVISKPNAKKIIQMMDKDSSMTVDWGEFLHHIILNPVDNIGELVSSWKHSLVFDVGESRGMPIEFPEEASGSSAWRTFVLSAGLADAVSRTMTAPIDRLKTQLQVQGSKAFSQGFQEMRGGGLRSMWQGNAVNVLKGTPQSTLQCLIYAQMKVYIQNRTQETLTVQQRFGLGCISGAVAHAVFYPLEVLKVRLNLQQAGTYHGVAACAQSIYRNESLSSFYRGFKPSILCMIPYAGVECAVHQSIMSWAKSDPVYNSDSKLFFFSFVAFASGQITSYPLAVIRTQQQAQAFSSDSRPASGVLPGLIGIYERYGIRGYYNGMGASFVRAIPCALMNYTLTRKFENVFSSMES, translated from the exons AATATCATTGATTCTTATGACAGAGACAAAGATGGCCTGCTGGATTATCAAGAGTTTCTCAGCTACATGAtggacagagagaggaaatggAAAATTCACTTTCATGACCTTGATAAAAACAAGTGTG GAGTCATTGACCAGGAGGACATCATATGTTTGTTTAAGGAGTTAGGAGTGGTCATTTCAAAGccgaatgcaaaaaaaattatacaaat GATGGATAAGGACAGCTCGATGACAGTGGATTGGGGTGAATTCCTGCACCACATCATCCTCAACCCTGTGGATAACATCGGGGAGCTGGTGTCCTCATGGAAACACAGTCTG gtttttgacGTCGGGGAGAGCCGTGGGATGCCCATCGAGTTCCCCGAAGAGGCATCTGGCTCTAGTGCTTGGAGGACTTTTGTTTTGTCAGCAGGACTGGCCGATGCTGTGTCCCGGACCATGACGGCACCCATAGACCGCCTTAAAACCCAACTTCAG GTTCAAGGATCCAAGGCCTTTTCCCAAGGTTTTCAGGAGATGAGAGGAGGTGGTCTGCGGTCGATGTGGCAAGGCAACGCAGTCAACGTGCTGAAAGGAACGCCGCAGTCGACGCTTCAGTGTCTTATCTATGCCCAG ATGAAGGTCTACATCCAAAACAGGACCCAGGAGACTCTGACAGTGCAGCAGCGTTTTGGGTTGggctgcatctctggagctgtGGCTCATGCTGTCTTCTACCCCTTAGAG GTGCTGAAGGTGAGGCTGAACCTGCAGCAAGCTGGCACTTACCATGGCGTTGCAGCATGTGCCCAATCCATTTATAGAAACGAGTCTTTGTCTTCCTTTTACAGAGGATTCAAGCCCAGCATCCTCTGTATGATCCCCTACGCAGGTGTAGAGTGTGCTGTTCATCAG TCAATCATGAGCTGGGCAAAGAGCGATCCCGTGTACAACAGTGACTCcaaactgtttttcttcagctttgtGGCTTTTGCGTCTGGACAAATCACCAGTTACCCACTGGCTGTGATCCGAACTCAGCAGCAAGCGCAGG CTTTCAGCTCAGATTCACGGCCAGCATCGGGTGTATTACCAGGACTGATTGGGATATATGAAAGATATGGAATTAGAGGATATTATAATGGCATGGGAGCCAGCTTTGTCAGGGCGATTCCATGTGCCTTAATGAACTACACTCTGACTAGaaaatttgaaaatgtgttttcctcCATGGAGTCTTGA
- the slc25a24l gene encoding solute carrier family 25 member 24, like isoform X2, producing the protein MRKHGILSADGKVQNIIDSYDRDKDGLLDYQEFLSYMMDRERKWKIHFHDLDKNKCGVIDQEDIICLFKELGVVISKPNAKKIIQMMDKDSSMTVDWGEFLHHIILNPVDNIGELVSSWKHSLVFDVGESRGMPIEFPEEASGSSAWRTFVLSAGLADAVSRTMTAPIDRLKTQLQVQGSKAFSQGFQEMRGGGLRSMWQGNAVNVLKGTPQSTLQCLIYAQMKVYIQNRTQETLTVQQRFGLGCISGAVAHAVFYPLEVLKVRLNLQQAGTYHGVAACAQSIYRNESLSSFYRGFKPSILCMIPYAGVECAVHQSIMSWAKSDPVYNSDSKLFFFSFVAFASGQITSYPLAVIRTQQQAQAFSSDSRPASGVLPGLIGIYERYGIRGYYNGMGASFVRAIPCALMNYTLTRKFENVFSSMES; encoded by the exons AATATCATTGATTCTTATGACAGAGACAAAGATGGCCTGCTGGATTATCAAGAGTTTCTCAGCTACATGAtggacagagagaggaaatggAAAATTCACTTTCATGACCTTGATAAAAACAAGTGTG GAGTCATTGACCAGGAGGACATCATATGTTTGTTTAAGGAGTTAGGAGTGGTCATTTCAAAGccgaatgcaaaaaaaattatacaaat GATGGATAAGGACAGCTCGATGACAGTGGATTGGGGTGAATTCCTGCACCACATCATCCTCAACCCTGTGGATAACATCGGGGAGCTGGTGTCCTCATGGAAACACAGTCTG gtttttgacGTCGGGGAGAGCCGTGGGATGCCCATCGAGTTCCCCGAAGAGGCATCTGGCTCTAGTGCTTGGAGGACTTTTGTTTTGTCAGCAGGACTGGCCGATGCTGTGTCCCGGACCATGACGGCACCCATAGACCGCCTTAAAACCCAACTTCAG GTTCAAGGATCCAAGGCCTTTTCCCAAGGTTTTCAGGAGATGAGAGGAGGTGGTCTGCGGTCGATGTGGCAAGGCAACGCAGTCAACGTGCTGAAAGGAACGCCGCAGTCGACGCTTCAGTGTCTTATCTATGCCCAG ATGAAGGTCTACATCCAAAACAGGACCCAGGAGACTCTGACAGTGCAGCAGCGTTTTGGGTTGggctgcatctctggagctgtGGCTCATGCTGTCTTCTACCCCTTAGAG GTGCTGAAGGTGAGGCTGAACCTGCAGCAAGCTGGCACTTACCATGGCGTTGCAGCATGTGCCCAATCCATTTATAGAAACGAGTCTTTGTCTTCCTTTTACAGAGGATTCAAGCCCAGCATCCTCTGTATGATCCCCTACGCAGGTGTAGAGTGTGCTGTTCATCAG TCAATCATGAGCTGGGCAAAGAGCGATCCCGTGTACAACAGTGACTCcaaactgtttttcttcagctttgtGGCTTTTGCGTCTGGACAAATCACCAGTTACCCACTGGCTGTGATCCGAACTCAGCAGCAAGCGCAGG CTTTCAGCTCAGATTCACGGCCAGCATCGGGTGTATTACCAGGACTGATTGGGATATATGAAAGATATGGAATTAGAGGATATTATAATGGCATGGGAGCCAGCTTTGTCAGGGCGATTCCATGTGCCTTAATGAACTACACTCTGACTAGaaaatttgaaaatgtgttttcctcCATGGAGTCTTGA